ACGTTATTTATTTTACTTGGTTAGTTGATTGGTATGCATGTTATTATTGATTTGACACATTTAGGTAATGTATGCTATTCAGACACATATATAACTCCGTCAACCAATGGGCGCAAGGATGAGAAAAGCAATAGGGTAAGATCTATTGGTCCTTTTTTGGACGACACACCTCTTTTGCGCAGAGGATGTCAATATTCATGTCGATGGAAGGAAGAGTGCTCCAATCCGCGTCGCGTTCTGTAATACTTTTTGGAGAGGAGGCGCGGTTTCTCTTCCACATCTGAATCCTTATTTCAAGAGCAGTGTCATTTTTCGGTGCCGTGGCATTCTTTTGTTGTTAAATTAAAGGCTATAGTGCTTATTTGGATTTTAATCGAAGTCGGACTGTAGCATATTGATTATTTGAGATCGTTTTACTGTATAGTTTACGTGACATAGGCCTAAAAGTCTTAGTTAATATTGTGTAAAACCAACAACAATGTCTGGGGATCCGATAATGGAGCCTATCACAATCACCCTGGAAACGACTACTGGTGTGCCTAGTTCGTTTCCAGTGGTGCTGAAGAAAATAATGGAAACACCACCACCGAATTTGCTCGAGGGAGACGACGGTGAGTCTAGATGTTTCCTATTTCTACGTGTAGGCTATGTTTAGTGCGTAGCCTACTATTAGCGACAGAAGATTCCGGAAACAACCAAACATATTTGCCAAAAGTTGAAGCTTTCCTAGGCATTTTATACATACGATCCCTTAAGTTACTTTAAATTAATGATCACATTTTAGCAGCAGCGAGGAATTGTAGGTAAAACATTCAGTGTTAAGAATGCATCATTGTAGAATAAGTCCAAAATTTAAGGAGCTGCAGGCGTAACTATACAATTTAAACTATTTCTATTAGGTTCTGTAACTAGTTGAAACcgattttgcagccacagtCGGGGTCCAGTCCCACTTCACACATTCTCCTCCTACTCCTGCCTATACTAAACACTTTGAGTCTGTCTCACCCACCCTCATGTGACATGTTTGAAATTCTCTGTCTCATTAATTGAAGTTTATAATTACTATTCCTTCTTGTTTTCCTCTAAATTACAGAAAACATTTCTCCAGGGCTGTGTTACCTTTTTTCCTATTATTTCTACACTTAAGTTGATCTTTGTTGATTTTCCCAAGTAATCTCTCTTAATTCCAATGGATTGAATAAGATTCACTGACCCTGAGTCCCCCTGTGTTGCGACCAGATACTGACAAGGAGAAGCTGTACCTGGGAGATGACGTGAACATGGGTGGGGGTGTTAGCGGTCTGGGTCCCTCCGCCGCCCTGACACCCGCCATCTGGGACAAGACCATCCCGTACGATGGGGAGACCTTTCACCTGGAGTACATGGACCTGGAAGAGTTCCTCATAGAAAACGGCATCCCCACCTCCTTGGAAGGCACCACTGATAAGGAGGGCTCAGTGGAGAGTAAGCCAGAGAAGAAGGCCTCAGCCATGGGCAAACCAAAGCCCAAGGTGGCACCAACTCCTGGAGAGCCTATCTCTCTACTGCCCATCCTGGAGCTTGACCCatgtgaggaggaggtggtaaCCATCACCCTCAACAACACTGACATTAGTGACACGGCTGAGGAAGGTGAGACTCAAGACGTTACTAGATTTTTGCCCAAGCTCAGATGACAAATGGGGAGCAACATTTAAAAGGGTTTAGAGGGCTGCAGGGTCGGGGATAGGTAAAAACATCTGGTTGCAATTGTCATGACTCATGCGTGATTTGACAGTAATTCAACCCGAAGTGACTTTATTATCTCGTGGTTTGTTGTTCTAGACAACAAGACAAGTCCCAAGGGCACATCCATAAATTGAGGACACCATATACATGGTGTGTTTGGAATGTCAGCCAGTACATTCATGTAGGGGAAACTGAGGTATTAATAGAAACAGACCCTGTGGAGGGGGAAGACAGAAGTTTAAACAGTGATTATAGGACTAATCTGCAAGATTCACATAATGGTTGGCTATACAAACTGCTGCATTGACCAAATTACCTCTACTTTGACCTTGACAGAAATCAGTGTCAGCCTGTGTCAGCTCCTAAAGTTGAGTAGCTCAGTTTCAGTTGAAAGACTAAAGGTGGTGGAAAGGTATTAGGAATAATGACATTTGTAGAATCCACCAGCATGACCATAATGCAACCACTGTGTAAACAGACCACACAACTTTGAATTGAATTTGAGTTGAATGTTGAAAGTGAGTCGTGTCAATCAAGAATGACTGAGATTACCCTGTGATTAAACCACCCACTGTCCTCCTGACACCACAGACAAGGACAGGGAGACCCCTGAACCCCTTGACCCAGAGGAGATCGAGGTGGAGGTGAACTTTGAACCTGACCCCACAGACCTGGTTCTGTCCAGTGTGCCGGGCGGGGAGCTGTTCAACCCTCGCAAACACAAGTTCTCAGATGAGGAGCTGAAGCCTCAGCCCATGATCAAGAAGGCCAAGAAGGTGTTTGTACCAGAGGAACGGAAGGTAGGTTTCGGATATGCACAACACATTAAAAACCATAGTTTTGGTAAAGGTTTTAATACCATGTCAGACTTCACTGTATGAATACAGTTTCAATGAGATTTCAGAGGTCCAAATGACAACTTTGTTGTGGTGGGTGCAGTTAGGATGATGGGGTTGACCTTAACAAACAGtgttgcatatattttggaaatTGTGAAGAACTCTCTTTCCTCAGGATGATAAGTACTGGCAGAGGAGGAATAAGAACAACGTGGCAGCTAAGCGTTCTCGGGATGCCAGGCGTCTGAAGGAAAATCAGATCACAGTACGGGCAGCATTCCTGGAACGTGAGAACACAGCGCTGCGACAGGAAGTGGCTGAGCTACGGAAGGACTTTGGGCGCTGCAAGAACGTTCTGTCTCGCTATGAAGACAAGTTTGGAACGCTGTAAGAGATTGAAAACACCTGGTGGTAGCCCATATTAGTCATTTCATTATTACTTTTGTATAATGCATTGCTTAATGTCCTAACTACACACCACAATATATCCTGGAATATTGTTTCCTTTGTACCAGTCAGTTGAACACATTGTCCCGGTTAAGAATTAGAATTAATATCAGAATGGCATAGTCTCGCACCATTATTGATTATCATAATGTACTATACTGATCTTAGAAATGTGAGTGGTTTACTAGGGAGACTGATTTAATTATTGTTTTTGATGAATGACGTTGGTGTGAACCACCCCCTTCACTGATGTCCCTGTCTCCAAAAAAGGAGAGTCATAtatcacaaaatacattctaGATTTATTTTAGCTTGTAAGACATTTGCTTTTAAATCTTACACAGTTTGCTTCATGCTAGTAGTTGCATTATCACTTAGCAGCATGTGAGTCCTGATCGTGTCTTTATGTTGTTACAGGGCTGATAAACTAACTTCTAGGCTTCCTTCTCTTAATAGAGTTTCTGGATCAAGATGATAACAACTGTGCCCTATCTTAACTGTGACCAACAGTCCTATCCAATACTTCTATATCAGGGGACTACTTCTACAGCAGAGTAGTAAAAAGCAACCGTGTTAAAACGCCATATACACAATGCTTCCTGTTGTGTAGACAGTCTCCACTTCACTTGTGCTTCAATCCAGTTTGAATTCTAGTCCAACTAGAGGTATTCTCTTACCTTCTGAAGGTCCATATCATATAGATATACAGTGTCTATGTAACTTGTCACTTCTATTCTCTTCCTAATTGTTGTTGTATTGTGACGTTCAGATGTCATGTATAGAATCCAATGATGCATGTAAATAGTTGCAGAATTACATTCTATTTTATAGACAATTCCTTACTTTCACACATACTATTTCAATATAAGAAGTATTCAAAAATTCAGGTTATTCATCTATTCTCTGTTAACTGTGCTGTTGATTTTAGAATTTGTTGTATCATTCTCAACCAAACTATAACAATCACACCAACCTCTTTGTATGTTTACTTGCTCTAAATGGCTTCTCTAAGCTATTTACTGAGACACTCTGGGAACTTTCTATGGCAATGTGGATCCGATCGTGATCTGTCCTTGTGTAGGGCAGGATAATACCTTTTAGATGTGCTTGCCACTGAGCATTAACTTTTTAATAGAAGTCAGACCACACCAAACTCAGACCACAGAAACATGCTACACAAGTCCAGTAGTATTAGAATAACTGATGCAGTTTTCATTTTTACTTTTAACAAACTAGGAAGTCTCTGATTTTGTGGGTTATTTTTAACTGGGTGTCCCAGTTTTCACCAATGACCCAAAATACCTCAAGTGTCTTCCCCAGCTGTATAGATGCAATATCCAGTCTACTGGTTTACCACAGGGCAGATCCTATGTGACCTAAAGTTTCACAAATCACCATCTTTGGGATCGTTTCCACAACATATTAGGATTAGTCCGAGATGTATCATTGTCCTCTGCTAAGTGGAGTCTGTCCAGAAAactgtgccccagcctcattGTGTTTCTTGTGTTTTTTCAGATTGATTTGACGTTCCCATTTCAATACTTTATGTTTTGTATTGAAACAAAGCATATTGCTTGTCAACCTGTTCACCGCCAGCTTAAAACTACTACTACTGTAGCAATGTACAACTGGTCAACCGAATTTAACTCAAATGGGTGAATTGAGGTAAAGGGAATGTACAACAGAAACCAGTTTTCTTGCATTGTGATGTAAATATTTTGATTCAGGGAAAGACTTCATTATTTGATAAAATGTCATTTAAGAACTTCCATTTCCCAAGAGATCATTAGTTTTTTGTTGTACTTTCCATTAGCCCAAATGGTGAATCTTCTGCTTCAAgatttattattttcttttatcatttttgtttttttacaaatgaTGAGTTGAAAATTTAGAACAGATATTAGTGATT
This DNA window, taken from Hypomesus transpacificus isolate Combined female chromosome 13, fHypTra1, whole genome shotgun sequence, encodes the following:
- the tefa gene encoding TEF transcription factor, PAR bZIP family member a isoform X2; this encodes MSGDPIMEPITITLETTTGVPSSFPVVLKKIMETPPPNLLEGDDDTDKEKLYLGDDVNMGGGVSGLGPSAALTPAIWDKTIPYDGETFHLEYMDLEEFLIENGIPTSLEGTTDKEGSVESKPEKKASAMGKPKPKVAPTPGEPISLLPILELDPCEEEVVTITLNNTDISDTAEEDKDRETPEPLDPEEIEVEVNFEPDPTDLVLSSVPGGELFNPRKHKFSDEELKPQPMIKKAKKVFVPEERKDDKYWQRRNKNNVAAKRSRDARRLKENQITVRAAFLERENTALRQEVAELRKDFGRCKNVLSRYEDKFGTL
- the tefa gene encoding TEF transcription factor, PAR bZIP family member a isoform X1 — encoded protein: MSGDPIMEPITITLETTTGVPSSFPVVLKKIMETPPPNLLEGDDDTDKEKLYLGDDVNMGGGVSGLGPSAALTPAIWDKTIPYDGETFHLEYMDLEEFLIENGIPTSLEGTTDKEGSVESKPEKKASAMGKPKPKVAPTPGEPISLLPILELDPCEEEVVTITLNNTDISDTAEEDKDRETPEPLDPEEIEVEVNFEPDPTDLVLSSVPGGELFNPRKHKFSDEELKPQPMIKKAKKVFVPEERKDDKYWQRRNKNNVAAKRSRDARRLKENQITVRAAFLERENTALRQEVAELRKDFGRCKNVLSRYEDKFGTLVSGSR
- the tefa gene encoding TEF transcription factor, PAR bZIP family member a isoform X3 codes for the protein MSSEIPEIFKALLEYPFTIPTIDDNDTDKEKLYLGDDVNMGGGVSGLGPSAALTPAIWDKTIPYDGETFHLEYMDLEEFLIENGIPTSLEGTTDKEGSVESKPEKKASAMGKPKPKVAPTPGEPISLLPILELDPCEEEVVTITLNNTDISDTAEEDKDRETPEPLDPEEIEVEVNFEPDPTDLVLSSVPGGELFNPRKHKFSDEELKPQPMIKKAKKVFVPEERKDDKYWQRRNKNNVAAKRSRDARRLKENQITVRAAFLERENTALRQEVAELRKDFGRCKNVLSRYEDKFGTLVSGSR